A single region of the Amphiura filiformis chromosome 7, Afil_fr2py, whole genome shotgun sequence genome encodes:
- the LOC140156343 gene encoding lectin-like isoform X2, with protein sequence MGANLHSYSIILMLVVLQLHQSNGANCPPDWTTFNSHCYLYVEKYTDWLSAKGDCEGRGAGLASIHSSEENEFITTLTGGNVWIGLDDVAAEGDFTWTDGSLLNFTNWGSNQPDNADNDEHCVDFNWRDPGIWNDYTCRSAHPFVCKISSTDWTMECISGPCQNGGQCTSSGTGFTCTCAFGWEGTN encoded by the exons ATGGGTGCAAATTTACATAGTTATTCCATCATCTTGATGCTTGTCGTTCTACAACTACATCAGTCCAATGGAG CCAATTGCCCACCTGATTGGACAACATTCAATAGCCACTGCTATCTTTATGTCGAAAAGTATACAGATTGGCTAAGCGCTAAAGGAGACTGTGAGGGCCGTGGAGCTGGTCTCGCCAGCATTCACTCATCTGAGGAAAACGAGTTTATTACTACCCTAACAGGCGGTAAC GTTTGGATAGGACTGGACGATGTTGCTGCAGAAGGAGATTTCACATGGACAGACGGTAGCTTGTTGAATTTCACTAACTGGGGAAGTAATCAACCTGACAACGCGGATAACGATGAGcattgtgtggattttaattggagaGATCCTGGAATATGGAACGACTATACGTGTCGCTCTGCACATCCATTTGTTTGCAAAAt CTCATCGACAGATTGGACAATGGAATGTATCAGCGGTCCGTGTCAGAATGGTGGTCAGTGCACGAGCAGCGGTACAGGTTTCACTTGCACCTGTGCCTTTGGATGGGAAGGAACGAACTGA
- the LOC140156343 gene encoding galactose-specific lectin nattectin-like isoform X1: MGANLHSYSIILMLVVLQLHQSNGANCPPDWTTFNSHCYLYVEKYTDWLSAKGDCEGRGAGLASIHSSEENEFITTLTGGNVRVWIGLDDVAAEGDFTWTDGSLLNFTNWGSNQPDNADNDEHCVDFNWRDPGIWNDYTCRSAHPFVCKISSTDWTMECISGPCQNGGQCTSSGTGFTCTCAFGWEGTN; this comes from the exons ATGGGTGCAAATTTACATAGTTATTCCATCATCTTGATGCTTGTCGTTCTACAACTACATCAGTCCAATGGAG CCAATTGCCCACCTGATTGGACAACATTCAATAGCCACTGCTATCTTTATGTCGAAAAGTATACAGATTGGCTAAGCGCTAAAGGAGACTGTGAGGGCCGTGGAGCTGGTCTCGCCAGCATTCACTCATCTGAGGAAAACGAGTTTATTACTACCCTAACAGGCGGTAACGTAAGG GTTTGGATAGGACTGGACGATGTTGCTGCAGAAGGAGATTTCACATGGACAGACGGTAGCTTGTTGAATTTCACTAACTGGGGAAGTAATCAACCTGACAACGCGGATAACGATGAGcattgtgtggattttaattggagaGATCCTGGAATATGGAACGACTATACGTGTCGCTCTGCACATCCATTTGTTTGCAAAAt CTCATCGACAGATTGGACAATGGAATGTATCAGCGGTCCGTGTCAGAATGGTGGTCAGTGCACGAGCAGCGGTACAGGTTTCACTTGCACCTGTGCCTTTGGATGGGAAGGAACGAACTGA
- the LOC140157800 gene encoding probable G-protein coupled receptor No18 has translation MKPWPYGKYGCQLLACLANLFFSAGMVTTVAISIDRFLLLSQEYPKYLRMQSRKRTICIIGGIWLCGILLGTSEVLFWDMLIPPALHNYFDFSKDCRSPPKHNLVFALVLFMLGIFGPLLAVESFSIAFFVRLIRKLRQPMVHPSINTSMSSQNMNSSPSRSAVGPSSSSSLPMAQRAVPRRSEADPNKCYKKAAMLLGAIVSAVNICTLPYVLYALITTFCPKCNNVHLCDQLRNLLYLNSCINPFLYAATMTKIRNFYKRALCSSR, from the coding sequence ATGAAACCTTGGCCATATGGCAAATATGGATGTCAGCTATTAGCGTGTCTGGCTAATCTGTTTTTCAGTGCTGGTATGGTGACAACTGTAGCAATAAGCATAGATAGATTTCTGCTTCTTTCCCAAGAGTATCCCAAGTATCTCAGGATGCAATCCAGAAAGCGTACAATATGTATTATCGGTGGTATTTGGCTCTGTGGTATTCTACTGGGAACAAGCGAGGTGCTCTTCTGGGATATGCTGATACCACCTGCTTTacataattactttgactttaGCAAAGATTGTCGCTCACCGCCAAAGCATAACTTGGTTTTCGCACTTGTGTTGTTCATGCTTGGTATATTTGGGCCACTCCTTGCTGTTGAGTCATTCAGCATTGCATTTTTTGTTCGACTGATACGAAAATTGCGCCAACCAATGGTTCATCCTAGCATCAACACAAGTATGTCATCTCAAAATATGAATTCAAGTCCAAGCAGGTCTGCTGTTGGGCCAAGTAGTAGTTCTTCTTTACCAATGGCTCAGAGAGCAGTTCCACGTAGATCTGAAGCTGATCCCAACAAGTGCTACAAGAAGGCAGCCATGCTACTTGGTGCTATCGTATCTGCTGTCAACATCTGCACGCTACCATATGTATTGTATGCTCTCATCACCACATTTTGTCCTAAGTGTAACAATGTGCACCTTTGCGACCAACTGAGAAATTTGCTGTACCTCAACTCCTGCATTAATCCATTTCTGTATGCAGCTACAATGACAAAGATACGTAATTTTTACAAACGTGCCCTGTGCAGCTCGCGATGA